In the Natronolimnobius baerhuensis genome, one interval contains:
- a CDS encoding DUF7344 domain-containing protein, giving the protein MSEHELTQAELFDVFSNARRRRAVQYLKQCGGGCDLAPLVEQVAAWENDTDPDEVTRTQRRRVYISLYQTHLPMLEDHGIVDWDPDGHRIELLPSDEVFEPYLDRHLGSDRPWHRLYAASTVAGVGFFAVAWLAVGPLTAAAAPVIVLALCLVILAISIVQHVSRRPDLQVPFGLAGR; this is encoded by the coding sequence ATGTCTGAGCACGAATTGACACAAGCCGAACTGTTCGATGTGTTCAGTAACGCTCGACGACGACGGGCGGTGCAATACCTGAAACAGTGTGGCGGCGGCTGCGATCTGGCACCGCTCGTCGAACAGGTAGCCGCCTGGGAGAACGACACCGACCCCGACGAGGTCACCCGCACGCAGCGCCGGCGGGTCTACATCTCGTTATATCAGACCCACCTGCCGATGCTCGAGGACCATGGGATCGTCGACTGGGATCCCGATGGCCACCGTATCGAGTTGTTGCCGAGCGATGAGGTGTTCGAGCCGTATCTCGACCGCCACCTCGGCTCCGACCGACCCTGGCATCGCCTCTATGCGGCATCGACGGTCGCTGGTGTCGGTTTCTTTGCCGTTGCCTGGCTCGCCGTGGGTCCGCTTACGGCCGCCGCTGCGCCGGTAATCGTTCTGGCGCTGTGTCTCGTCATCCTCGCGATCTCGATTGTACAGCACGTCTCGCGCCGACCGGATCTACAGGTTCCGTTCGGTCTCGCGGGTCGATAA
- a CDS encoding acyltransferase codes for MSEALPSQVVRGEDCAIDDEATVGYGEFDEPTRLGDEATIRAGAIVYGNVTVGDEFTTGHDVLVRENTTIGDDVLVGTKTVIDGETTIGSHVSLQTNVYIPTNTTIGDNVFIGPSAALTNDEYPVRTDNGLEGPTLEDGASIGANATLLPGVTIGENAFVAAGSVVTDDVPANSLAVGTPATIQDLPEPLEGPNEIA; via the coding sequence ATGAGTGAGGCACTTCCCAGCCAGGTCGTTCGCGGCGAGGATTGTGCAATCGACGACGAGGCAACCGTCGGCTACGGCGAGTTCGACGAACCGACGAGACTCGGCGACGAGGCGACGATCCGAGCCGGCGCAATCGTCTACGGCAACGTAACGGTTGGCGACGAGTTCACCACTGGCCACGACGTGCTCGTCCGCGAGAACACGACCATCGGCGACGACGTCCTCGTCGGGACGAAAACGGTCATCGACGGCGAGACGACCATCGGCTCGCACGTGAGCCTGCAGACGAACGTCTACATTCCGACGAACACGACCATCGGCGATAACGTCTTCATCGGCCCCAGCGCTGCCCTGACCAACGACGAGTACCCGGTCCGGACGGACAACGGACTCGAGGGGCCAACGCTCGAAGATGGGGCCTCAATCGGTGCGAACGCGACGCTACTACCCGGTGTGACGATTGGCGAGAACGCCTTCGTCGCAGCAGGGTCGGTCGTCACCGACGACGTCCCGGCGAACAGTCTCGCGGTCGGAACGCCCGCGACGATTCAGGACCTCCCCGAACCGCTCGAGGGACCGAACGAAATCGCGTGA